In Candidatus Krumholzibacteriia bacterium, a single window of DNA contains:
- a CDS encoding alginate lyase family protein, producing MRMHRVVLVLAVILCGCELNVVGGEGSPAAPPDASPSPPPPPVQPPPGYTPPPPLGNGIWISKEEIALLPMQGKAWQRLKSQADQPAGTPQVSNQDQDNNVLVLAKALVYARTQEEKYRTEVRAQCMAAIDTEIGGRTLALGRELLAYVIAADLVGLEPAEDYAFRLWLRRCLTESLVEGGSLVSTHENRPNNWGTHAGASRAAVAVFLADKDELDRCARVFQGWLGDRSTYAGFNYGDLSWQADAAHPVGINPAGATKAGESIGGVLPDDMRRGCAFQFPPCPTDYCWEALQGATVMAEILHRAGYDAWNWQDKALLRAVHFLYDLNARYGGWWASGDDEWNVWLVNHAYGTDFPTVNPARYGKNIGWTDWTHSG from the coding sequence ATGCGCATGCATCGGGTCGTGCTCGTGCTTGCCGTGATCCTGTGTGGTTGTGAGCTGAACGTAGTGGGTGGGGAAGGATCACCAGCAGCACCACCCGACGCATCCCCGTCACCTCCGCCTCCGCCGGTGCAACCGCCGCCGGGCTACACGCCGCCGCCTCCCCTCGGCAACGGCATCTGGATCTCCAAGGAAGAGATCGCCCTGCTGCCCATGCAGGGAAAGGCCTGGCAAAGGTTGAAGTCGCAGGCAGACCAGCCCGCCGGCACGCCGCAGGTCAGCAACCAGGACCAGGACAACAACGTCCTGGTCCTGGCCAAAGCGCTGGTGTACGCGCGCACCCAGGAAGAGAAGTACCGCACCGAAGTGCGCGCCCAGTGCATGGCCGCCATCGATACCGAAATCGGGGGGCGGACCCTCGCCCTCGGACGCGAGCTCCTGGCCTACGTCATCGCTGCCGATCTCGTGGGCCTCGAGCCCGCGGAAGATTATGCCTTCCGCCTCTGGCTGCGCCGTTGCCTCACCGAATCCCTCGTCGAGGGCGGCAGCCTCGTATCGACGCACGAGAATCGCCCCAACAACTGGGGCACCCATGCCGGTGCGAGCCGCGCCGCGGTGGCGGTGTTTCTCGCCGACAAGGACGAGCTGGACCGCTGCGCCCGCGTCTTCCAGGGCTGGCTCGGTGACCGCAGCACCTACGCCGGTTTCAACTACGGGGACTTGTCCTGGCAGGCCGATGCGGCGCACCCGGTGGGCATCAACCCCGCCGGGGCCACCAAGGCCGGGGAGTCCATCGGTGGCGTCCTTCCCGACGACATGCGCCGCGGCTGCGCCTTCCAGTTCCCTCCGTGCCCCACGGACTATTGCTGGGAGGCGCTGCAAGGCGCCACGGTGATGGCGGAGATCCTCCACCGCGCCGGCTACGACGCCTGGAACTGGCAGGACAAAGCGCTCCTCCGCGCCGTGCACTTCCTCTACGACCTGAACGCACGCTACGGCGGCTGGTGGGCGAGCGGTGACGACGAGTGGAACGTCTGGCTCGTCAATCATGCCTACGGCACCGATTTTCCCACCGTCAATCCTGCCCGGTACGGGAAGAACATCGGGTGGACCGACTGGACGCACTCGGGTTGA